The window AAGTCGTCCTGCGCGCCCAGGATGTCGGGATGACCTTCAATCCCGACGCCGCGGCGCCGGTCAACGCCATCGCCGATATCGGTTTTGAGCTTCACAAGGGCGAGGTCGTCGCCATCGTAGGTCCCTCCGGCTGTGGCAAGACCACGCTGTTCAACATCATCGCGGGATTGCTGGAGCCGACGCAGGGCAAGATCCAGGTCAACGGCAAGCAGGTGCATCAGGCCACCGGGCACGTCGGCTACATGCTGCAGAAGGACCTGCTGCTGCCGTGGCGTACCGTGCTGGACAATGTGATCATCGGCCTGCAGGTGCGGAAGATGCCGCGCAAGGACGCGGAGACGATCGCCCGCACCCTGATCGAGGCTTATGGCCTGAAAGACTTTGAGGACAGCTACCCCTCGGCCCTGTCCGGCGGCATGCGCCAGCGCGTCGCCTTCATGCGGACGCTGGCGTTCAGCCCCGACGTCATCCTGCTCGACGAGCCGTTCTCGGCGCTCGACAGCCAGACCCGTCTGGTGTTGCAGGCCGATATGGCGCGCATCATCCGCGAGCGGAATTGCAGCGTCGTGCTTGTGACCCATGATGTGGGCGAGGCCATCACCATGGCGGATCGCATTGTGGTCATCACCAGCCGCCCCGGCCGGGTGAAGGCGATCCACACCGTCGGGATTGATGCGGACTTGCGGCACCCGATGAAAATCCGCAAACAGCAGCGGTTCACCGAACTCTACGAAACCATCTGGGCTGAGCTTGGCGTCGACATAGCAGCCTAGACGTCGTCCGCAGTCGTTGCGTCGGCGCACTTCATGTGGGAGCGACAGTATCCGCCTGTTGTGTTGACGCCGAAACTGACCACAACCATTGAAATCGATGGACCACAGCATGCCCGCGGCCTCGCGGCGGGCCAGCAAGCAGGAGTGAATATGACCAAGGCAAGAGCAGTTCAGGTAGCGGCGTTCGGCGCTCCTGATGTGATGAAGGTCGTAACCTTCGATCTCGCCGCGCCCGGTGCCGGCGAAGCACAGATCCGCCAGACCGCGATCGGATTCAACTATCTCGACATCTCGCAGCGTGCCGGCGCGATGCCACTGCCGTTGCCGACCGGGATCGGCCACGAGGCCGCCGGTGTGGTTGAAGCCATCGGTTCCGGCGTGACCGAAGTGAAGGTCGGCGACCGCGTCGCCTATATGAACGCGGGCATCGGCGCCTATGCCGACCGACGCAATGTCGCCGCCAGCAAGCTTGTGGTATTGCCGGTCAGCGTCAGCGACGAAGCCGCCGCGACGCTGCTGTTCAAGGGTATGACGGTACAATATCTGGTCAAGAAGACCCACGCGATCCAGCCCGGCGATCTCGTGCTGGTGCATTCGGCGGCAGGCGGCGTCGGCCAGATCCTCAGCAGCTGGGCCAAGGCGCTCGGCGCCACCGTGGTCGGCACCGCCAGCACGCCGGAGAAATGCGAGATCGCGCTGAAGGCCGGCTGCGATTTCGCCATCGACTATTCGAAGCCGGACTGGCCCGCCAGATTCCTCGAAGCGACCGGCGGCCGCAAGGCGCGCGTCGTGTACGACGCGGTGGGTAAGGACACTTTCATGCATTCGCTCGATTGCACCGCGCCGTTCGGGCTTGTGGTGCTGTACGGCGCGGCTTCGGGTCCCGTGCCTGCGCTCGAGCCCGAATTGCTCAACAAGAAGGGCTGCCTGTTTCTGACACGGCCGTCGGTGTTCCCGCACAATGCGGATCCCGCCACGTTCCGCGCCAATGCGGCCGATCTGTTCGACGCGATTGCGACCGGCAAGGTCAAGGTCGATATCGGCGCGCGCTTCAAGCTTGACGATATCGTCAAGGCTCATGAGGCGGCGAAAGGCCGGGCCACGACGGGCGCGATCCTGATCACGCCCTGATCTGGCTGTTGGAGAAAATCGCAGGCGCCCGCGCGGTTCGCGCGGGCGCTCCGTCTGCAGGCTATTCGTCGATGCTCTCAAGGAAATCCAGCAGCATCATATTGAATACTTCAGGTGTCACCGCGGTGAAGGCATGGGCGCCGTACTCGACCTCACGCAGTTGCGCGCCAGGAATCGCCGCGGCGAGCTGCCGCGTCAGATAGGCTGGCACCAGTGCGTCGTCAGTCGCGGTCGTGACCAGCGTCGGTGTTGTGATCGTGGCGAGCCGCGCGCCGGGATCGAAGGCGAGAAACATCTCAATCCGCTGGTTCATCGTTGCGGTAGCCGGAAAATGCGCGAGCATGTGCTCTTCCTGGGCTTCCAGATGCGCGATGTTTTCCGAGATCCATTGCGGTGGAAACAGAAACAGCGGCTGCGCCCGCACATAGGCCTTTGGCCCGGACTGGTTGAGAAGTTGCTGGCGGACTTCGAAGCAGCGCCGCAGAAACGGGTCGGCCCGTCCCCAGCCATTGACCACGGTCAGGCTGCGTAGCCGCTCCGGCCGACTCATGGCCAGCTCAATCCCGACGATGCCGCCGACCGCATGGCCGACGATATGAGCTGCGTCGATCCCGGCGTGGTCCATGACGCCGGTGACATCGTCGACCATGCCGGCAATCGAGCGAACGCAGGTGGCGTCGGTCTTGCTGCGTCCGGTGCCCGCGTGATCGTAAAGAATGACGGTGTGCCGTCCACTGAGCGCCGTAAGCTGCGGCGTCCAGAACGAGCCGCTGCCGCCCATGCCGGCCGACATTATGATCGGTGTGCCGCTTCCGTGCTTCTCGTAATAGATCTCGGCGCCGCCGACCCCGCTCGCGTAAGGCATGAATTTTCCGTCGATTTGATCAAGGATCCTGGAAGCAAGAGATGCAGACTGCCGACGAAAATCAAGTCACCTCGTCGTCATTGGCTAACGAGGGACGCTGCGCTACCGATGCATGATCTGCTTGAGAAACGCGCGGGTCCGGTCATTCTTGGGATTTGAGAAAAAGTCGGTGGGAGCTCCCTCCTCAACGATCTTTCCAGCATCCATGAAGACGACTCGATCGGCCACCGTCCTGGCAAACCCCATTTCGTGGGTGACGCACACCATGGTCATGCCCTCGCGTGCGAGACCGACCATAACGTCGAGGACCTCCTGGATCATTTCAGGATCCAGCGCCGAGGTCGGCTCATCGAACAGCATGATCTTTGGCGTCATGCACAGCGCACGTGCGATCGCGACGCGCTGCTGCTGCCCGCCAGACAATTGATTGGGATATTTGTCGGCCTGTTCCGAAATCCGCACACGGTCCAGGAAGTAACGGGCGATCTCGTCGGCCTCCTGCCTGCTGGCACCGCGAATCTTTCGCGGCGCAATGGTCAGGTTTTGCAGCACCGTCAGGTGTGGAAACAGATTGAACTGTTGAAACACCATGCCGACGTCGCGGCGGACCACATCGACATTTCTCGTCGAGTGATCAAGTTCAACGCCATTCACGACAATACGACCGTCGCGATGTTCCTCCAGCCGGTTGATGCAGCGGATCATGGTTGATTTACCGGATCCGGAAGGCCCGCAGACCACAACGCGTTCACCGCGCGCGACAGTGAAATTGATGTCTTTCAGGACCTGAACGTCGCCGTACCATTTTGTGACGCCGGACATCTCGATAATCGGCGAAGCCGTTTCCGGGAGCGCCATCTCGCCAGACGCGTGCATCATCGTTGTCTCCGAACTGTTCGTCATGCCGCCATCCAGCCGCCATCGACGAGAATGTTCTCGCCCGTCATAAACGTTGCCTCATCCGAGGCCAGAAACAGCGCTGCATTGGCGACGTCGTCAGGCTTGCCCAGCCGCGGCATCGGCGTTCGGCTGCGGGAATAATCCATCCAGCGTGGCTCGGCCGCCCGGCCCGGTTTGCCGGTCACGATCTTGCCCGGGGCGACCGCATTGCAGATGATATAGTCTCCGGCGTAGTCGGCTGCGATCTGGCGGGTCATGTAGACGACGCCCGATTTTGATGTGCCATAGGCGATGTCTTCCGGGCAGGCGATCATGCCATGCTGGGACGAAATATTGACGATACGTCCGCGGGCCTCGTGGCGCACGTCCTGTTTCAGCATCTGCCTGACAGCCGCACGCGACATCAGAAACACGCCGGTCAGATTGACCGCAAGCGCCCTGTTCCACTCGGCGAGGCTGGTGTCCGCCAGGGATTTTCCGACGCCAATCGCGGCGTTGTTGACCAGCACGTCGAGGCGACCGAAGCGCTCGATCGTGCGTCCGACGGCGCGGGCCACATCCTCCTCGGATGAGACGTCCATCTGGATGAATTCAACCTCATGCCCCTCCGCGCGCAGCAGGTCTGCGGTGGGAACTCCACCTTCGCGAACGTCGGCGGTCAGATCTGCGAGAACGAGCCGCGCACCCTCGTCGGCGAAACGCCGGGCAATCGCCCGGCCGATGCCAGACGATGCACCTGTAATGAGGATTGATTTGTCAGCAAGACGACGTGTCATTGAACTCCGGCCTCCCGTGCGGCCCGCGGAGAACGCTCGCCGCTTTGAAGCCAGGCAAGATAATCGCGCGCGCCGCAGATTCCAGATCGTGCAAGGGCCGAAAGCCAGTATCGCCGGTCAATCGGGCGATGTTCAGCGGCGCGCGATCTTTTGGCAATGAATAGATCACATTGCCCGCTGTTTCGGATTCAGCCATTTTCCAGCGAAAGTCGGGAATGTGCCGGGCGATGATCTCGCACCATTGCGCCAGACTGGACAGTATGCCGCCGCCGACATGGTAGGTGTGGTGGCGCAACGTCGTCGCGCTGCTCACCCTGGCAATGCCATCGGCCGCGTCACGGGAATAGATCCAGTCCGCTGTCATGGCGCGGGGCAGTATGACTTCGCGGCCTTCCAGCGCCATGCCGATTATCTGGTGATGCGGACTCAACGCATCGCGCGCGCCGGTATGGCTTTCCCATGCCCCGTAGACCGGCCCCAGCCTGATCACGCGAACGTCCATGCCATGGAGATGGCCGATGCGGAGCGCGGCCTGTTCGGCCGCAAGCTTGGTAATGCCATAGAGGGCTGCGGGGGCCGGCGGTGACAGGTCTTCTTCGAACAGCCCCGACGAGGTAGGCTTCGAGAAGCCGTAGACGGCAACGGAACTGAGAACGACGATACGCTTGATTGAAGACCGCGTTGCCACTCGTTCAAGAAGGGTGACCGTCCCGCCAATATTGACGTCGACGATCCGGCGCGCTTCGTCGTGCTCGCGCTGCTGATTAGGCGTCATGGCGGCCGTATGAATCACCCGGCCAATGTCGGTAACGCCCAGAACGCGGTCGATGTCGGCTGCGTTCCTGACGTCTCCGGTGACCATGATGACGCCGGCGAGCTCCTGACGCGACAGCATATCGGCGGCGGGGGCTTTCAAGTCGAACAGAACGACGTCTTCGCCCTCGGCGATCAGACGTTCAGCAATTGAAAGGCCGATAAAGCCGCTTCCGCCAGTGATCAGAGTGGTCATCTTCACCGAGCCTTGAGGGCCTGCCGCTCCAGCCGCGCCACCCAGCGCGCGAACGGATACAGGATGACAAAAAAGATGACGGCGGCAGCCATCAATGGCGTCGGATTGTAAGTCTGCTCCTGGGCGACGCGTGCTGACCTCAACAGTTCCGGCAGCGCGACGAGAGCAGCGATCGGCGTTGTCTTCACCAGTTCCAGCGAGTTGCTGGCCAGCGGCGCCAGCACGTTGCGGATGGCCTGCGGCAGAATGATGTAGAAGACGACATGGAGCGGCTTGAAGCCCAGTGCGCGCGCCGCCTCGGTCTGGCCCGGCGGAACGGAGAGGATGCCGGCACGGAAAATCTCGCCGTAATAGCCGGAGTTGTTGAGAACGATGGCAAGGACGGCTGCGGTGAAGCCGCCCAGCGTCAGCCCGAGGAAGGGCAGGCCGTAAAAGATCAGGATCAGCAGAACGACGACCGGAAACGACCTGAAGAGGTCGATATAGATCAGCAACGCGATGTTCAGCCATCGGTTCCTGAAACTGTAGATCACGGCGATGGCCAAGCCGAGCAGAATTCCGAGTGGCAGCGCCACGGCTGACAGCCAGATCGTGTAGATCAGCCCCTGCAGCAGCAGCGGATAAATCCGCAACAGCGAATCCAGATTGGCGAAATTTTCGAGGAGCAGCTCCATGGTGTGCTCAGCGCCCCTGGCTGTATCGGTATTCGATCCACCGGCTGGCGACCACCAATGGTAGAAAGAACGTGATGTAGAACGCCGCCGCGAGCGTGAGCGGCGAGGGGTTGGCAACCAGTGCCATCACGCTTTGCGCCTGTCCCAGCGTCTCCGGCAGCGAGACAGCGGTGCCGAGCGCCGTTCCCTTGCTGATCGAAATCGCCCGGTTGGTCAGAAGCGGGATGGCAAGCCGGATGGCCTGCGGAAGAATGATCGTTGTCAGCGTTCGGACCCGGCTGAAGCCGAGCGCGCTAGCGGCGTCCCATTGTCCGCGCGGCAGCGCCATGATCGCGGACCAGAAGATTTCGGTGCTGAAGGCTGACAGCACCATGCCCAGCGCCAGCACGGTGGTCAGGAACGGCGACATCGTGAGATCAAGGTAGGGCAGGCCGAAATAGATAAAGACGATGACGACCAGTTGCGGCAGCGTCCGTAGCACATCGACATAGACGGAGATGACGAAATTGACCGGGCGCCAATTCGCACAGCGTACCAATGCGAGCGAAAGGCCGATCAGCGTGCCGCATGCGATCACCAGAAGGGAGACGATGACGGTCGTGCGAAAACCCGCCAGCACCTCGGGGAAGGCGATCGCGAGAACCCTGGCGTTGAAGTAATATTCGACGATCCGGTCCATCAGGTCTCTGCTATCGGCGACCGGACCGGCGTCACGCCGGTCCGGTCAGGTTGCGCTATCTCGACGTCAGCTTCGCGACGTCACTTGCACTTGGGCACATGCGCGGTGGGCTCGAACCCCTTGAAGCCGGGAGGGCCGTAGCCGAAATAGACGGTGTCCACGGCGGAGCCCGCGTCGGGCGCTGCGCCATACCACTTCTCATGCAGCTTGCGCAGGCGGCCGTCGAGCTTCATGCACTCAATCACGTTCTCGACCTTGTTGCGATATTCGGTGTCTTCCAACCGGAAGGCGTAAGCAAAGTTGCGGCCGTTGAAATCCTTGAAGCCGACCTTGATCGCCTTGTTCTGGCTGGCCGCGAACACCGTGGTCGGGATTTCGTTGAGCGCCGTGAATGCGCGGCGGGTCAGGATCGCCTGGACGGTATCCGGGAAGACATCGTAGCGCTGCACCTCAAAGCCGTATTTCTCGGCGTTTGCGGTCGCCCAGGTGTCGGAGATCGTGCCTCGGTTTACGGCGACGGCCTTGCCTTTGAGATCTTCGAAACCTTTCATTTCATCGGCGGCGCGGACCAGAAAACCGTTGCCGGTGGAGAACAGCGGCTCGGTGTAGAGCATGCGGTCAGCGCGCTCGGCCGTCAGGTTCAGCGGATTGACAAGGAATTCAGCGCGCTTGGCAAACAGCGCGGCGAACAGCCCGGAGAAATTGATGTCGACGATTTCGACCTTGGGGCGTCCAAGGTCCTTGCCGATCTCGTTGATGAGATCGGCGCCGAAGCCCTCGGGCCCATTTGCGCCGCGCACCATCCACGGCGCCACGCCGAAGTCGGACGCGACGATCATCGGCTTGTCCGAAGGATGATCGGCTTCCTGTGCGCTGGCGATGCCGCCCATCGTGCCACCTGTCGAGAGCAGCAGCGCGAGTATCGTGAATTTCAGTTTCATCTCGTTATCCTCTTTGAGTTCAGGATGTTGCAGCGTGATCAAAGCGCGGGCGGATGGGTGTCGCGCCAATGGCGTGCGATATCTGCACGGCGACAGACCCAGACCGAAGGGTGGTTCGCAACGTGATCCAGGAAGCGCTGCAATCCCGCCGCGCGGCCCGGATGACCGATGATGCGCGTATGCAGGCCGACCGACATCATTTTGGGCGCCGTCGCCCCTTCGGCATAAAGCAGGTCGAAGGCATCGCGCAGATATTCGAAGAAGTCGTTGGCGGTCGCCATGGCTCCGCGGCTGAACTTGGCGTCGTTGTTGGCCAGGCCGTAAGGCACGATCAGATGCGGTCGGCCGGCGACCCGGGTCCAATACGGCAGCTCGTCGTTGTAGGCGTCGGAATCGTAGAGGAACCCGCCCTCTTCGACGACGAGGCGGCGCGTATTGACGCTTGGTCCATAGCGGCAATACCAGCCCAGCGGCCGCTCGCCGATGGTACGTGCAAGGCTTTCGACGGTGTTGCGGATGCGTTCGCGCTCTTCGTCTTCGTTCAGAAGCTGGTGCCGCTCCCATCGCCAGCCATGCGCGCACACGTCATAGCCGTGCTCGCGAATCGCTGAACAGGCCTCGTCGTTACGCTCCAGCGCCAGCGCGCACCCCATCACGGTTGCGGTCATTCCGCGTTCCGACAGCATGCGCAGAATGCGCCAGAAGCCGATGCGGCTGCCATATTCGAACATCGATTCCGCGGCGAGGTCGCGTCCCTCGAAACCGCCCGCGCCGCCTTCGGTCAGTGCCGTCTCGCTAAAGCCATCACCATCCGGAAACGACGGTTCGGATCCCTCTTCGTAATTGATGCAAACATTGAGAGCGATGCGCGCCGCTCCCGGCCATTTCGGATTCGGTGGCGTCCGGCCGTAGCCGACGAAATTACGTTCGAGATGATCGTTCTGCTGCGTCATGGAGGCGATTTCTACGGGGTTTGCGGCTTGACGACATTAACGACCGCATCAAGGGTGACGAACACATCGTCATCCTGACGCCCGGTCATTCCCATGGCGACGGCAAATTCCATGGAATGGTCGAGCACGGTCATCGGGTGATGCCAGACGTTTCGCCCGAATGTCACGCTTTGCTGCGCACCGGCAATGAAGCACCGTAGCGTAGCCAGATCCGGGTGTCCGTCCGGATCGGGCTTGCAAACGATAACGAGGAATCGGCCAGTTCCGAGCGGAATGAAGGTCTGGGCGGAGTAGGGGTGGCGCTCGAGCGTGACCAGTCGCAGCGGCAGAACGCCGACGGCTGCCGCGTTGCTGATCCACAGCGAGAAGGTCTTTGCGTCGTCGGCACGGTCCAGGGACGTCGGAAGGTAACGCCGGCGCTGCTCGATCGGGCGCTCGGCGACATCGCCGAACAGCGCGAACGCCTCGGGCGATAGCGGCTCGGGGGTTACGGTATAGGGCGCTTCGATCATGGCATCCGACAACAATTTTACCGCAGGTCAATGCCCGCGCCCCGCGTTATTCCAATGGTATACCAGTGGACCTCACCTATCGGGCGCAGTCAACTCGTGGCGGCGTCGAAGTTGCGTCAAATTTGGACTTTCAGCGAGAAAATGCGGGCACGGTGCAGGTTCTGCGGGCAACGGCACTGCCCCGGACAACCTAGGATACCGACGCCTATCGCCGATCAGCCGTGAGTTTCGGGCAGAAAAATTCCAAAAGTCTCCAGCATTCCCTGGCGGACGTTGGTGAGGTGCTGGATCATGGCGTGGCGCGCTGCGGCGCTATTGCGGTTGATGATCGCATCGACAATGGCGAGGTGTTCGCGGCTGGCTGGCAGCAGGCGTTCCGGCCGGCGCTCCACGTTGCACATCCTGATTTTCTGGCGGATTTCACCAATGAGCTTTTCCAGAGATCGATTGCCGCAGTTCTGTGCGATCTGATCGTGGATTTCGTCATCGAGTGTCCAGTGTAGTGTCCTGGAAATCTGGGCCGTGGCGATGATGTCCTCAAGCCTGGCCTTGATGGGCTGCAGGACGTCGATTGCGATGCGGGTCGCTGCAATGGACGCCGCCTCGCTCTCCAGCAACAGGCGTAGGTGAATAAGTTCGAGCAATTCCGCCATTCCGATATTCCGGACAACCACGGAGCCATTCGAAAGCTGTTCAAGCCTGCCTTCTCCCAAAAGTCTGCTGATGCCGGCGCGAAGGGGGGTCCGCGAGACTTTCAGGCGAAGCGCGAGGCGGCGCTCTTCGATGACCTCGCCTGGGGAGAGTTTTCGCGCCTCGATCAGGTCGTGCAGCTTTTTATAGGTGGCTTCGGTAATGTTTCCCTCGGCGCGCGGCCGAACGGTCGGAGCGTTTCGCTTACGGCGCGAAGCGACTTTCTCTCCACCGGAAGACACGGCAATTTCCTTTGAGCTATTGAAATTTTATCTGTCAGTAGCGCGAATATACTCAACTAGCGGCCTCGGCAAGCTGATTGAGCGGCTGCGACGTCTCGCGTTCAGACCAGTGTCGTTCACAAGTCCGTGGTAACTGGCCGCACCTATTGCATCGCCGCCTGGGCCTTTGACGGCGTTACGCGCCACACTGCGTTGCCGACATCGTCGGCGACCAGCAAGGCGCCCTGTTTGTCGATCTTGACGCCGACCGGACGGCCCTGTGCTTCGCCGCTGGCGTTTAAAAAGCCGGTCAGGACGTCTTGCGGCTTGCCAGATGGTTTGCCGTCCACGAACGGCACGAAGATCACCTTGTAGCCGCTGCGCGGCTTGCGATTCCACGAGCCGTGCTGGCCGACGAAGGCACCGCCTTTCATATTGCCCGGAAACAGATCGCCGGTATTGAAGGTGAGGCCGAGCGACGCGGTGTGTGCGCCGAGCGCGTAATCCGGCACGATCGCCTTGGCCACGAGATCAGGCCGCTGCGGATCGACGCGGACGTCGACGTGCTGGCCGTAGTAGCTATAGGGCCAGCCGTAGAAGCCGCCGTCCTTCACCGAGGTCATGTAGTCCGGTACGAGGTCGCTGCCGATCTCGTCGCGCTCATTGACCGTCACCCACAACGCGCCACTCTGCGGTTGCCATGACGGTCCGTTCGGATTGCGCAGGCCCGAAGCGAATACACGCGAGGCCCCGGTAGCGCGATCGATCTCCAGAATCCCGGCGCGGTCCTTCTCGGCTTCGATGCCGTTCTCGCCGACATTGCTGTTGGAGCCCACCGTGGCATAGAGTTTTGTGCCGTCCGGGCTCGCGGTGAGATCCTTGGTCCAGTGATGGTTGATCGGGCCGCCCGGCAGATCGGCGACCTTCATCGCGGACGAAGTGATTTTCGTGTCGCCGGTCTTGTACGGAAATTTCACCACGGCATCGGAATTGGCGACGAAGAATTCGTTGCCGACCAGCACCATGCCGAATGGCGAATTCAGGCCCTCAAGAAAGATGGACCTGGTTTCCGCCACGCCATCGCCGTCGGCGTCACGCAGCAACGTAATGCGGTTGGCGCTTGGCACGCCCGCGCCGGCGCGGCCCATCACTCTTTTCGTGATCCAACCTTTGATGCCCTTGCCGTCTTCCGGTTTTGGTGGCGCGTTGGTCTCGGCGACCAGCACGTCGCCATTTGGCAGCACGTAGAGTGTGCGCGGATGGTCGAGCCCGGTGGCGAAGGCGTTGACGGCCATGCCGCTCGCGGCGGTTGGCTTGCCGCCTTGCGGCCAGCCTGTGGCGGTGGCGATGTTGACAGTGGGGATCAGCGTCTTGACTGGTTCGACCAGCCTGGGCGATGTCCCGAAATCTTCGCCGGATGTATTGGTGGCCTGCTCGCTGCAGGCGGCCAGTGGAAGCGCCAGAACAACGAGGCAGGCGGAGAGCAGAAACTTGTTTCGCATCGGAAATCCTCTGATTGCCGGACACAAATGCGGCAGCTCAGAGAACGTTCAGTTCGCGCGCATGAATTTCATGTGAATTGACCGTGACGAGGCTATGGTCCTGCAAAACGAAAACGGGAGCGAAAATGACTGAAGGGCAGGAAACGACCTGGGCGCGGTGGCGCAGCGTCGCCGATCTCTACCACGCCTATTTTACAGGATTGATTCTCACCGCCGTGACGCGGCGTGGCACGGCTGATGCCGCCGAATTCATGTTCCGGATCTTTCGCCGTCAGCAGCAGGAGCGTTTTCTGCCCGGTCTCGAAAAGCTCGGTCTCAGTGGTCTGCCGCCGGCGGTGGCCGCGGCGCAGTATCACTATCTCTCGAACTGGATCGGCGGCGTGTCGGTTGAATACATGTATGAGAACGACCGCAAGGCCTGGATCCGCTATCCGCCGCCGCGCTGGATCTGGCGCGGCACCGCGATCTGCGGCGTGCCCGGCGAGGTATCGCGCGCGATGCTGCGCGGCTGGCACGCCAACAACGGTGTCTCGCTCGGCAATCCCCGCATGGGCTTTGTCTGCACCAAGCAGAGTGTCGACGGGCAGGATGGCCTCGAGGGCTATTACCGCGAATACGATCACGATCTTGATCCTGATCAGCGGCTGGTATTTGCGCGGCATCTGGAAGCGCCGCTGTTCGATCCCGCAAAGGCGCCGGCGCTGCCGGTGACGAGCTGGCCCAAGCCGAGGCTGGAAAAGGCCTATCGTAATTACGCCATGGAATATGTCCGGACCGCAGTGCCGGTGGCGGTGCAGCTGTTCGGCCCGGTCGATGCGGGCTACCTGCTGCATCTTACCGGCAAGCTGATCGGCATGCAGTATTTTGACGAGGTCTCGGCCGGCTTTGCGATGCAGCGCGGCAGTGCAAAAGCCTTCGCCGAGTTTCTCGGCGTGCTGTTTGCTGCGCAGGACGACATGGTTGAGATCAGCGAATCCGCAGGCAGCTTTGAAATCCGCCAGCAGACGTGGAAGCTGATGGACGGTGTCGGAGACCATCACCCGGCCTGCGCGCGGGCGTTGGAAGGACTGGTCGAAGGTCTCGCTGCCGGCTGCGGCCGCAATATTCCCGTCACCTTGATCCCCGCACGTGGCGGTGCGCTGCCGTTCATCTGGTCGATCGGCTAGGCGCGTCCGTTCATACGCTGCAGCGCAATTCGGGCAGGGCCCATGCGCGTGGCGCGCATGGCGCTGCGCAGAAACGGTGCTAGGAACGAGCGTGCTTCCGGCGATCAAGACCGGAAGATTTGGGGAAACGCATGTCCGACGTCGTCATCGCCGAACTCGCATTGGTCGATGCCGAAAAGCAGCCGCTGCCGGGCCTCAAGGGGCCCGCGAAAAACCCGCTGCTCGATCACCCGATCCTGCCGACGCTGCTGCGGCTGTCGTGGCCGAATGTGGTGGCACTCAGCGCCGGCACATTGGTCGTCGTTGCGGAGACCTCCTATATCGGCCGGCTTGGCACGGAATCGCTGGCGGCGATGGCGCTGGTGTTTCCGTTCGTGATTCTCACCATGACCATGTCCGGCGGCGCGATGGGCGGCGGCGTCTCCTCGGCGATTGCACGCGCGCTCGGCGCCGGCGATCGCGAGCGCGCCTCGACATTGGCCGCGCATGCGTTGCTGATCGGTATCTGCTTTGGTCTCGCCTTCACGCTGGGCATGCTGTTGTTCGGCCCGGCGCTGCTGGAAGCGCTGGGCGGCCGCGGCAGCGTGCTGTCGCAGGCGATCGGCTACACCACGATCTTCTTCGGCGGCGGCGTGATCCCGTGGCTGATGAATACGCTGGCCGCGATCCTGCGCGGCACCGGCAATATGAAGCTGCCCTCGGCGATCACGCTAAATTCCGCGGTGTGCCAGATCATTCTCGGCGGCGTGCTTGGCCTCGGCCTCGGGCCGGTGCCGCAATTCGGCATGCCCGGCGTCGCGGCGGGCTCGCTGATCGCCTACAGCATCGGCACGGCGATCATGGGGTGGTACGTGTTTTCCGGCCGCGCCCGGGTCCAGCCGTTGCGCAAGGGATTTAGAATCCAGCGCGGCATGTTCCTCGATATTCTGAAGGTCGGCGCCATCGCCTGCTTCTCGCCGCTGCAGTCGGTGCTGACCATCACGGTCTTCACCCACATGCTGGCGCGCTATGGCAACGAG is drawn from Nitrobacteraceae bacterium AZCC 2146 and contains these coding sequences:
- a CDS encoding NitT/TauT family transport system ATP-binding protein (product_source=KO:K02049; cath_funfam=3.40.50.300; cog=COG1116; ko=KO:K02049; pfam=PF00005; smart=SM00382; superfamily=52540), which translates into the protein MSAPEAEVVLRAQDVGMTFNPDAAAPVNAIADIGFELHKGEVVAIVGPSGCGKTTLFNIIAGLLEPTQGKIQVNGKQVHQATGHVGYMLQKDLLLPWRTVLDNVIIGLQVRKMPRKDAETIARTLIEAYGLKDFEDSYPSALSGGMRQRVAFMRTLAFSPDVILLDEPFSALDSQTRLVLQADMARIIRERNCSVVLVTHDVGEAITMADRIVVITSRPGRVKAIHTVGIDADLRHPMKIRKQQRFTELYETIWAELGVDIAA
- a CDS encoding NADPH2:quinone reductase (product_source=KO:K00344; cath_funfam=3.40.50.720; cog=COG0604; ko=KO:K00344; pfam=PF00107,PF08240; superfamily=51735) — encoded protein: MTKARAVQVAAFGAPDVMKVVTFDLAAPGAGEAQIRQTAIGFNYLDISQRAGAMPLPLPTGIGHEAAGVVEAIGSGVTEVKVGDRVAYMNAGIGAYADRRNVAASKLVVLPVSVSDEAAATLLFKGMTVQYLVKKTHAIQPGDLVLVHSAAGGVGQILSSWAKALGATVVGTASTPEKCEIALKAGCDFAIDYSKPDWPARFLEATGGRKARVVYDAVGKDTFMHSLDCTAPFGLVVLYGAASGPVPALEPELLNKKGCLFLTRPSVFPHNADPATFRANAADLFDAIATGKVKVDIGARFKLDDIVKAHEAAKGRATTGAILITP
- a CDS encoding aminoacrylate hydrolase (product_source=KO:K09023; cath_funfam=3.40.50.1820; cog=COG0596; ko=KO:K09023; pfam=PF12697; superfamily=53474; tigrfam=TIGR03611) → MPYASGVGGAEIYYEKHGSGTPIIMSAGMGGSGSFWTPQLTALSGRHTVILYDHAGTGRSKTDATCVRSIAGMVDDVTGVMDHAGIDAAHIVGHAVGGIVGIELAMSRPERLRSLTVVNGWGRADPFLRRCFEVRQQLLNQSGPKAYVRAQPLFLFPPQWISENIAHLEAQEEHMLAHFPATATMNQRIEMFLAFDPGARLATITTPTLVTTATDDALVPAYLTRQLAAAIPGAQLREVEYGAHAFTAVTPEVFNMMLLDFLESIDE
- a CDS encoding ABC-type polar amino acid transport system ATPase subunit (product_source=COG1126; cath_funfam=3.40.50.300; cog=COG1126; pfam=PF00005; smart=SM00382; superfamily=52540), which gives rise to MTNSSETTMMHASGEMALPETASPIIEMSGVTKWYGDVQVLKDINFTVARGERVVVCGPSGSGKSTMIRCINRLEEHRDGRIVVNGVELDHSTRNVDVVRRDVGMVFQQFNLFPHLTVLQNLTIAPRKIRGASRQEADEIARYFLDRVRISEQADKYPNQLSGGQQQRVAIARALCMTPKIMLFDEPTSALDPEMIQEVLDVMVGLAREGMTMVCVTHEMGFARTVADRVVFMDAGKIVEEGAPTDFFSNPKNDRTRAFLKQIMHR
- a CDS encoding NAD(P)-dependent dehydrogenase (short-subunit alcohol dehydrogenase family) (product_source=COG1028; cath_funfam=3.40.50.720; cog=COG1028; pfam=PF13561; superfamily=51735), coding for MTRRLADKSILITGASSGIGRAIARRFADEGARLVLADLTADVREGGVPTADLLRAEGHEVEFIQMDVSSEEDVARAVGRTIERFGRLDVLVNNAAIGVGKSLADTSLAEWNRALAVNLTGVFLMSRAAVRQMLKQDVRHEARGRIVNISSQHGMIACPEDIAYGTSKSGVVYMTRQIAADYAGDYIICNAVAPGKIVTGKPGRAAEPRWMDYSRSRTPMPRLGKPDDVANAALFLASDEATFMTGENILVDGGWMAA